The Bradysia coprophila strain Holo2 unplaced genomic scaffold, BU_Bcop_v1 contig_70, whole genome shotgun sequence genome contains a region encoding:
- the LOC119083841 gene encoding uncharacterized protein LOC119083841 yields the protein MLPLKLVIALVIGVFQVCIANGTTREQDVTKLFSADELQRAKAAQISDVSLIDGKGYGLTIEEIIRLHPLKSVKSERTFKFLDKVCKILLPGHQTVTNYSLEHEIHLHVLADSQNLPQRELYTYVRNTICAYLSEPDLYETEANTFGSKLIPYMKIRYLKLKARNGTVPERIELAKRMCCVLNGGDLAIFSVESTVSCLSEPESNRFVQYWAQFKSADTFKSLQNLCDFVQAPPAYQCQTDDRKPNGI from the exons ATGTTACCGTTGAAGTTAGTGATCGCGTTGGTGATTGGTGTGTTTCAG GTCTGCATAGCCAATGGAACTACAAGAGAACAGGACGTaacgaaattgttttcagCAGACGAATTGCAGCGTGCAAAGGCAGCCCAAATTTCCGATGTTTCGTTAATTGATGGGAAAGGTTATGGGCTCACAATCGAGGAAATTATCCGATTGCATCCACTAAAGAGTGTAAAAAGTGAACGCACCTTTAAGTTTTTG GACAAAGTATGCAAAATTCTACTTCCTGGCCACCAAACAGTCACAAATTATTCACTTGAACATGAAATTCACTTGCACGTTTTGGCTGATTCGCAGAACTTGCCGCAACGCGAACTGTATACCTATGTT CGAAACACGATTTGCGCTTATCTAAGTGAACCAGATTTGTACGAAACAGAAGCGAACACATTCGGCTCAAAATTGAttccttacatgaaaattcgTTACTTGAAATTGAAAGCTCGAAACGGTACAGTGCCGGAACGAATCGAATTGGCG aaacGAATGTGCTGCGTCTTGAACGGTGGAGATTTGGCcattttttcggttgaatcAACTGTCAGTTGCTTATCTGAGCCAGAATCGAATAGATTCGTTCAGTATTGGGCACAATTTAAATCAGCCGACACTTTCAAGTCATTG CAAAACCTTTGTGACTTCGTCCAAGCTCCTCCAGCCTACCAATGTCAAACAGATGATCGAAAACCTAATGGTATATAA